A section of the Humulus lupulus chromosome 2, drHumLupu1.1, whole genome shotgun sequence genome encodes:
- the LOC133814547 gene encoding uncharacterized protein LOC133814547, with translation MGLEIWPELPGSQHQIECQFLSILAEFWNYRITVPFPFQYSQSSSSSSSSSSSSSSSSSSSRSSRSSSSSRSSSSSTSSSSSSSCTSIRSSSSSSSSNSSSSSSSSNSSCSSSSSSSSRSSSSSSSSSSSCRSSSSSSSSSSYRSSSSSSSGSRSSSSSSSYSSSRSNSSSSSSSSSSSSSSSSSSSSSSSNSSSRSSSSSSSSSSSSSSSSSSSSSSSSSNSSSSSSSSSSTSSSSSSSSSCSSSISSSSSSCGSSSSSSSSSS, from the exons atgggactagaaatatggccAGAGCTACCTGGAAGCCAACATCAGATAGAATGCcagtttctctctattttggcagagttttggaaTTACAGAATAACAGTTCCTTTTCCtttccaatattccca aagcagtagtagcagtagtagtagcagcagtagtagtagcagtagtagtagtagcagtagaagcagtagaagtagtagcagtagtagaagtagcagtagtagcacaagcagtagcagtagcagtagttgcaCCAGCatcagaagtagtagtagtagtagcagtagcaacagtagtagcagtagtagcagtagcaatagtagttgtagtagcagtagtagcagtagtagtagaagcagtagtagtagcagtagcagtagtagcagttgtagaagtagcagtagtagcagcagtagtagcagttatagaagtagtagtagtagcagtagcggcagtaggagcagcagtagcagtagcagttacagtagtagtaggagcaatagtagtagtagtagcagtagtagtagtagtagtagtagtagtagtagtagtagtagtagtagtagtagtaatagcagtagcagaagtagtagtagtagcagtagtagtagtagtagtagtagtagtagtagcagtagta gcagtagtagtagcagcagcaacagcagtagtagtagtagtagcagtagtagcacaagcagtagcagtagcagtagcagtagctgtagcagtagcattagtagtagtagtagtagttgtggtagcagtagcagtagcagtagcagtagcagc